In a single window of the Nicotiana tomentosiformis chromosome 10, ASM39032v3, whole genome shotgun sequence genome:
- the LOC104115762 gene encoding uncharacterized protein yields the protein MLSLGNFPRQPQYCATINNSPISQILPLYSKIAQTQLFFPSNTVTHQSIRSLPWQKRTGVCIFALKDEEKSENNVVEMENLDDDDFLVDEDDDVEGDDDDDDDADDEVIIPLRNMKKWLENKPSGFGVDKVYDTSVEDKLMEEIEQSKKAQLANINKLKNNPVKANSKHVQQDKDVQDGLRVRLVNLPKKMNIDKDLRVAFKGVPGIANIVPVVTGNKKTRNPICKGLAYIDFKSKDEAQRFVKMFSGQSISFGKIEKKIKCEMINLGSPKSAAIKSVDEIKYAPEQEIPDLQGDLDDDFDADFLSSDSEENLPTDHDVVEMEDLSARTNDYTENSEIFSAESSSGDEQDVREESDFSEQEKKVQAKEKKKKPKQKKEKVPKLNIPGSARKLKIKEKALLTGVISKYAQKNTVVTVNEQS from the exons ATGCTTAGCCTGGGAAATTTTCCAAGGCAACCCCAATATTGTGCTACCATTAATAACAGCCCAATTTCACAAATTCTTCCTCTTTATTCCAAGATTGCTCAAACCCAGTTGTTTTTCCCTTCAAATACAGTGACCCATCAAAGCATTCGTTCTCTTCCGTGGCAAAAACGAACTGGGGTGTGCATTTTTGCACTCAAGGATGAAGAAAAAAGTGAAAATAATGTAGTAGAAATGGAAAATCTTGATGATGATGATTTTTTAGTGGATGAGGATGATGATGTGGAAGGAGATGATGACGATGACGATGACGCTGATGATGAGGTAATAATTCCATTAAGGAATATGAAGAAGTGGTTAGAAAACAAGCCTAGTGGATTTGGAGTAGATAAAGTGTATGATACTTCTGTTGAGGATAAgttgatggaagaaattgagcagaGTAAAAAAGCTCAGCTTGCAAATATTAATAAACTCAAGAACAATCCGGTTAAAGCTAATTCTAAACATGTTCAGCAGGATAAAG ATGTTCAGGATGGATTACGTGTGCGCTTGGTCAATCTTCCTAAGAAAATGAACATTGATAAAGATCTACGAGTGGCTTTCAAAGGAGTTCCTGGAATAGCTAACATAGTCCCTGTTGTGACGGGGAACAAGAAGACCAGGAATCCTATTTGCAAAGGCCTCGCTTATATTGACTTCAAGTCCAAAGATGAAGCACAAAG GTTTGTGAAAATGTTTTCTGGACAAAGTATAAGTTTTGGTAAGATTGAGAAGAAAATAAAGTGTGAGATGATAAATCTCGGATCACCCAAGTCCGCAGCTATAAAGTCAGTTGATGAAATTAAGTATGCTCCTGAACAAGAAATACCTGATCTGCAAGGAGACCTGGATGATGATTTTGATGCAGATTTCCTTTCCTCGGATTCAGAGGAAAACCTTCCCACTGACCATGATGTTGTAGAGATGGAGGATTTATCAGCACGTACAAATGATTATACAGAAAATTCAGAAATTTTCTCTGCAGAGTCCTCTTCAGGTGATGAGCAAGATGTTAGAGAAGAGTCTGATTTCTCAGAACAAGAGAAGAAAGTCCaagcaaaagagaagaagaaaaagcctAAGCAAAAGAAAGAGAAGGTCCCAAAATTGAATATACCAGGATCTGCGCGCAA GTTGAAAATCAAGGAGAAAGCTCTACTTACTGGTGTTATATCCAAATATGCACAAAAAAATACTGTTGTGACTGTGAACGAACAAAGCTAA
- the LOC104115763 gene encoding uncharacterized protein, with protein MAPKSETHSSPTTAGTQFSDPSNDYSIDPLFHILRILPFSFLRPPKLRLKIPTVTLPSAMTVYGLILLTYFMVVSGIVYDVIVEPPGIGSTQDRFTGAVKPVVFLPGRVNGQYIIEGLSSGFMFVLGGVGIVMLDLATDKNRDKSVKVSFASAGVVFVVMAYVMSMLFIRIKIPAYLR; from the coding sequence ATGGCACCAAAATCCGAAACCCACTCCTCACCAACCACCGCGGGAACCCAATTTTCCGATCCATCCAATGACTATTCAATCGACCCACTTTTCCACATCCTTCGTATCCTCCCATTCTCCTTCCTCCGCCCGCCAAAGCTCCGCCTAAAAATCCCAACCGTCACCCTTCCCTCCGCCATGACAGTTTATGGCCTGATCCTTTTAACCTACTTCATGGTCGTCTCCGGCATCGTTTACGACGTCATTGTTGAACCCCCTGGAATTGGATCAACACAAGACCGGTTCACTGGTGCTGTTAAACCGGTGGTTTTTTTACCCGGTCGAGTTAATGGTCAGTATATTATTGAAGGATTGTCGTCTGGGTTCATGTTTGTACTTGGTGGTGTTGGGATTGTGATGTTGGATTTGGCAACTGATAAGAACAGAGATAAGAGTGTTAAGGTTTCGTTTGCTTCAGCTGGGGTTGTGTTTGTTGTCATGGCTTATGTTATGAGTATGCTCTTTATCCGTATCAAGATCCCAGCTTATCTTCGCTGA